Sequence from the Agarivorans sp. Alg241-V36 genome:
TTAACACGGGGGTGCCTGAGTCCGATTTACTGGATGCCGAGCCAGACTTTAAAGGCATGAACTTGCTGGGCTACGATGCCATGGCAATTGGTAATCACGAATTTGATAACAGCCTAGAAGTACTTGCGAAACAGCAGCAATGGGCAAACTTTCCCTTTTTATCGGCCAATATCTATTCCAAATCCACTGGTGAGCGCAAGTTCCAAGCCTATCAAATGTTTGATTTACAGGGGGTACAGGTCGCTGTTATAGGCTTTACCACGGAAGATACTTACAAATTAGTGCATCCAGATACCGTGGCAGATTTGGAGTTTGTCGATCCAAAGCTCGAAGCTAAAAAAATTATTGCAGAGTTAAACCAACAGCAGCAACCAGACTTGATATTTGCAGTTACACATATGGGGCATTATGCCAATGCTAAACACGGGGTTAACGCGCCGGGAGATGTTAGTTTGGCGCGCTCACTTAATAAGGGCGAGCTGGATTTAATTGTTGGTGGTCACTCTCAAGAGCCGGTGTGTATGGAAGGCCCCAATATGTATACACAAACCTTTAAGCCTGGAGATGAATGTAAGCCCGATCAACAAAATGGAACCTGGATCGTGCAGGCCTACGAGTGGGGTAAATATGTGGGCCGCGCTGATTACACCTTTAAAAACGGGGAGTTTAACTTAGACAGCTACAAGTTGATTCCAGTAAACCTTAAGAAAAAAATCAAAGTAGACGGCAAGAAGCAGCGGGTATTTGTTCAAGATGAAATTGCGCATAACCCAGAAGTTCTCGCTTTACTCAAACCTTATCAAGAGCAAGGTCAAGCCCAGCTTAACGTTAAGATTGCCGATCTTAACGGTCGCTTAGTAGGAGAACGGAACAAAGTACGCTTTGGGCAAACCAACTTAGGCCGTTTAATCGCATCGGCGCATAAGCAGCGGGTAAATGCCGACTTCTCGGTGATGAACTCTGGCGGAGTAAGGGCATCGATAGAAGAAGGTGATATTAGCTATAAAGATGTGCTTACGGTGCAGCCATTTTCTAACACGATTACTTACGTTGATATGAACGGTACAGAAGTGATGGAATACTTGTCGGTAGTGGCGACCATGCCAGTGGATACTGGCTCTTATGCTCAGTTTGCTGGCATTAGCATGACGGTGATGGGCAGCACGGTGAGCGAGGTAGTGATTAACGGCAAGCCTTTAGATGAAGCCCAAATGTATCGTTTTACTATTCCTAACTTTAATGCCTCAGGCGGTGATGGATATCCAAAAATCACCTCCCATAGTGGCTTTGTCGATACCGGCTTTGTTGATGCCGAAGTACTTAAAGCCTACTTAGAACAGCAAAGCCCGGTAAATGCCGCCGACTTTGATGATAAAGGCGAGATTACTTATAAGTAGTTCGTAAGTTAGTTCGCATGGTAGTTAGTAAAGGCCTCACATGAGGCCTTTTTATTAGCTGTTTTAATTGCTGAATGCAGATAGCGCTGATTGTTATTTCACTTAGCTTCGCTATCTTTAGATAGTTGTTTAGTTCAGTTCATAAAGCTTAGGAATGCTGATGAAAACCACTGCACAATATTGGAATGTATTGGCTGCCAATCATGTTGGCCAATGGGAAGAGATAGAAGGTAGCCAAGGACAGTTAGAGCAACTCACCTTGGCTATTGATAACAGCACTGGTGATTATACTCGCCTAACTCGTTTTAAAGCTGGCGCAAACAGTGAAGCCTTTGGGGCTAAGTCGCATAGTTATCCCGAAGAAATCTATATAGTATCTGGCCGCTTATACGATGCGGCTTTTGATATTTGGCTAGAAGCTGGGCACTACGCCAGTCGCCCTCCCGGTGAAGTTCACGGCCCATTTAAATGCGAGCAAGAGTGCTTAGTATTGGAAGTGTCTTACCCAAGCCAAGCTATTGAGTAGCTTTGGTTAAACCTGTTCTACTATTTGACTAGCACTAATTATTCGCTCGGGAGAAAACATGACTACGCAGCTAAAACAAAATAAAGCCAATGCAGTGGCATTTTATCAAATGGCCTACTTAGGTGAGCCAGCTAAAGCCGTTGAGATGTTTGTTGGCGACGTATACATTCAACATAACCCCTTAGTGGCAAACGGCCTGCAAGGCTTTATTGATTATTTCGATGAAATGCAGCGTGATTACCCTGATAAGCAAATCGAGTTTTTGCGCTGTATCGCAGAGGGTGACATGGTGGCCTTACATACTCATCAAATTTGGCCTGGCAATGATCAGTACGTCACCATGGATTTCTTTCGCTTTGACGAACATGGCAAAATTGTCGAGCATTGGGACAGCATTCAAGAAGTGCCCGAAGGCAGCGCAAATGGCAATAGCATGTTTTAAGTGCAATCACTGACATTAAAAAGCCGACCCAAGGTCGGCTTTTTGTTTACAGGCTGTTAGCTTAATTAAGCGCTAAAAGTACTTTATCCACGCTTTGTTACTACTGTGCTTATAGCGAGCAAAAGCGCGAGTTGGCAAGTACAAAGCAATGGCGAGCACTGCACTTAGTAGCCATACCTGCCACAAGGCGGCAAAACCAAATAAACCATCTACATTGGGGCCAATGGTCCACATCACCAATTTATAGCCGATAAGCAGCAAGTATAAGTGGAATAGGTAAAAGAACATCGGCGCTGAACCGTAGGTTTTTAGGCAATCACTTAATTTGCTTTGCCAAGTATCAAACAAGGCGAGCAAGGCTAAGGCGATGCCAACCGTAAGAAGAATAAAGTGCAAAGACGGCGGGTATTTGGTGAAGTTTAAAAACGACATCATGGTTTCAATAAAGCTTGCTCCTACTTCCCAAGGTAGGGTTTCGCCATAGATATTAAAGCCTCGCAGTAAAACAAGCAGCGATAGCGCCGCAGCTGACAGTTTAAACAGCCATTGTTTGCGTTTACTTGACTCAACCTTAGCACTAAAGATTGGGCCTAAGGCAAAACCTAGCAAGATTACGCCTATCCACGGCAGTACTGGGTAGGAAGCAAAAACACTAAAACTATCACTGCTATATAAAGGACCACGGTCATGCAAAATGGTCCACAAGCTGTAACCCCATTCACCAGGCAAAAACTCAATCGCTGTTAGGGCATTGTGACCAAAGACAATGGCCAAACCGAGTGCAGCAACCCAAAATCGTGGCAGGCCTGATAACAGTGCCAAAGCAATCATACTTATGCCAATCGCCCAAATGACTTGTAAGTAAAGCGCGTTGTAGCTGCCAAACCAAGAGAAGTTAACCAGCGTGACTTCCAGAAGCACCAAAAATAACCCGCGCTTAAGTAAAAACTCAGCTGCAGAGCGCGGCGCTTTGTTATTTGGGTTTGCGTATAACCAGGCGGAAACACCGGTTAAAAACACAAAGATAGGCGCGCAAAAATGCGCCAAGATACGCGTGAAAAACAGCTCCGCTTCGGTATCTTCAATGGTAATAGGGTCGGTAATACGATGCTGGTAATAAAAGCGCTCACGCACGTGGTCGAGCAGCATTAGTAGCATCACTAAGCCTCGCAGTATATCGATAGACGCCAGCCGCGGGGTTTTGGCGGGTTTACTTTGGGGAACGCTGTTTATGGTATTCATTGATGGTGTTTTCACGGTTAATACATTCTGTTGTTACTACTAGGCTAGCACCAGTATTGCTTCGTGCTGGCGAAATGTTGTTACTTTGACCTTGCTAATAAAGGGCAACTATTGCTGAACTACGTGGTAAAGGTGAAAACCGGAGGGGCGCGAATATTCTGCTGATGCTTAACTACTTGGCGGTAATGCTTAGGGCGCACTACCGTCACGAAATAATGAGTAGGAATCACAGCTGCCGCTGGAGGAGTGCAGACTATAGCTACTGCACAACAGTGTAACAAAGAGTTTGATAAACACTGGCCGTTTTGATGCTGCTCTGCATCGGCGCTGCTCAAATGGGAGTGATAGCCCACTTCGTGCATCTGCTCAGCCAAGGCTAATAAGCTAGTGCTTTGGCCTAAGCTTATTGTCCAAACAACTAGCAATATAGATAAAAAGCGATGCCGAATCATTACTGCCGTTGTTTTATTCTGGTTTGATTTGTTTTTCCAGAGCTTTTTACCAGACATTGGCCGGGTGTTCAATTTTCTTTCGCAACTGGTTTTGTGGTTAGTGCCGTAAAGGCAGCCTGCTCAATCGCTGTTTAAGCTTTAATTTTAGCCGTGGGCATTTTGTAACCAGGAAGCTTGCGCACACCCTTGGCTTGAAATCTAGATGGTTTAGGTTTGGCTGGTACCGCATTTAAATCAAACGGTTTTGGTTGTTTACCTTTAGTAGCATTTAAGGCTTTAACCACCTCATCATGGTTATGTAGGTGCGGTGCTGAAAACAACATATCATGGCTACAGGCGTAGCTGGTGCTTGGAATAAGGATGATAAGTGCAAATAACAGATGCTTTTTCATGCTTAGCCTCGAATAGAATGGAGTAAAAATAGAGCGCCAAAGGCGCTCTTGGTAAGCTAAGTGTTTAACGCAAAGTGATTTTTGGGTTCTCTGCGGGTTTGTCTAATAAAGCAAAGAACGCTGGCACTGTTGCTGCATCGCCATCTAGAGTGATGTATCCCGCTTTAACTGCTTCTGCAAAGTCAATCTTGCCAACTAATAGGCCAAGGAATACTGGCTTAGTTAGGTTGATAGTAGCTTTAGCGTCGCCATTAAAATCTTCGCGGAACTGTGCAACAGAGCGGCGTACTTCTAGAGCGTGTACTTCTTTACTATCACTAAAGTTAAATGCGATGGTGAAGTGCTGGTCTGCACTGCGCTCTGCATTTAGGCTAAAGCGTAAGGCATTCACTAATTGTGATGGCTCAAACTCCGCCATTAAATCAGGTGCTTGTAAGTTGATTTTTTTAGAGTAATCAATACTGCCATCAAGTTCTTGGGCCGAGGTTAAGTACCAGTTACGCCAGTTGTTGTTGGTTTCTCGGTAGCCTAGTTCACGAAGAGCTTTCGCTTTAAGTAAGCGTGGTTGCATATCGTTTAAGTCAACTCGAATCGCATGGGTTGCCATTTCAGCACACCATTGGTAGTCACCAGTGTCACAGGCATCAATAGCATGGCTCATCATTTTTTGTTTGCCGCCAACCATTTCAACATAACGTTGCGAAGCTTCAACTGAATAGGTTGCGTTCAAGGTTGTTGGGTCACCGTCAAACCAGCCCATTTCACCAACAAAAATCTGCTTAGCTGCGTGGCGAATTGAGCCATAGAAGTCACCTAACCAAGGATGGTTTTCCAGGTGTTTAGGTAGCTTGATTTCGCGGATCAAATCTTCTTGAGTTGAACCGTTGTTAATCGCTTTGATTGACTGGTCGTAAGTATATTGAATGGCATCGCGGTAAGCAGTAAGTGTATTGTCTACATGTTTAGCACCCACTACAGGGCGACCGTGTGACACCATTAAGGTTTCGGCCTTGTATTCACGCAAGGTATCGATACCTGGGAACCAAATGCTTGGGTCGCGGTATTGGGTGCCACGAATGGTGTGCAAGTTAGGGAAGCTTTCACCTTGTATAACTTCTGAGCCAAACAATAGGTTGAATTCTGGGAAGTAAGCGGTGATTTCATCAGATGCTTCTGAAGGCACGTGTTTAAATTCAATCTCTACCCCAGAAATTTCCATGTTTAGCTGACCGAATTTGCCTTCAACCAAGGTGTTTGGGGCAATCAGGCTGTGTTCACGAATTTCAAAGTCTGGACCAAGGCCACCATTAATACGGCCGCCTTGTTCAACGTTAAGCAGCGTACCTAAAGAGTAATCTACGCGAAAGCCTAAAGCTGGCCCTGTACCGCCCATAGAGCCTTTAACAACATTGGTCATAAAGGTGTCATGGGCAATAATTAATGCTTCTTCGGCACCTTCAATGCCGCGCACGCCAGCGTAGTGATCTGGGTGCCAGTGAGAGTACATTACCGCGGCAACCGTCTTTTTATTGCCTGTAACTTTGCGGAAGTCATCCATCACCATTTTCATTTTGTCTACAGATTCAACTGGGTCAAAAATCAATAGGCCTTTGTCGCCATCTACAATCATTGGCGAGGTTAAGCCATAACCGTAAACTTGGAAGAATTTCTCTTTGTATGCAAATACACCCTTGTCCATTTTTTGCGAGTGGGCAGTTAACTGAGGGTGAACTTGGCTTGATTCAGCATCAAATGCATCGTTACCACCAGTTGCAATCCACAACATGCCTTGGTTTTCACCGTGCCAGTAGTGAGTTGCACCTGAGTCTTTCCCTAGGTAGTAATCATGAGAAAGTGTTGGAATTGTTACTTCTACACCGTCGTAACGATGGTTGTCGCTGGCTACAGCTACACTGGTTAAACCTGCCGTAAGTAGCAGAGATAAAGCGATGGTTGTTTTCTTCATATCAAAGCAATGCCTTGTTGATGTTCGAGTGGCGGTAGATTACGCCGATGAACGATTGCTTTGCTGATATGTGATATAAGATATCTTATACTTGTGGCTTAAGGCTCATAGTTTTTTAGTGATGAAACATTCAGACTACAGCTTAATTCCTACCTTTGTGGCGGTAGTAGAAGAGCGAAACTACAGTAAGGCCGCTAAGCGTTTAGGCATTAGTCAGTCGGCGGTAAGCCAAGGGGTTACGCGTCTACGTGACATATTTAAAGACAACTTGTTTATTCGCGGTAGCCACGGGGTAGAGCCTACACCTTATGCTCTAGATATTTACCCAGCGTTGGCTAACTCAGTAGAAAGCATTGCACATATGCTGCCTGAACAACGCTATTTTGAACCTGCAAAGTGTCAGCGACAGTTTACTATTGCCGCACTGAGTGTGTTTAGTTTCACCTTGTTTCCGCAATTGGCTAAGCGCTTATTTGAGCAAGCTCCTTTAGCGTCGATAAAAACAGAGCCCTTATTTGGTCAAGATATGGCGGGCTTGTTGCGTTCGCATCAATGTGATTTGCTGATTGAGGCTGAATCAAACCGTTATCCGCACCTACGCTCGCAAAGGATAATGCAAGATCGCCTAGTGGTGGTGTGCAGAGCGCAACATCCAAGGTTTAGTAATAGCCAATTAAAACTAGAGCAGTACCTAAGAGAGCAGCACGTTATTCACTCTCAGCCAGATCAAAAAACTGGGTACCTAGGAGATATGGGGATATCGGGTTTAGCCGAGCGAAATATTGCGTGGCAGG
This genomic interval carries:
- the ushA gene encoding bifunctional UDP-sugar hydrolase/5'-nucleotidase UshA — encoded protein: MKPIINRVLFPSLLASFLVACSSSPEQTWQADQSYKITILHTNDHHGRFWHNKYGEYGLAARKTLVDSIREEVAAEGGSVLLLSGGDINTGVPESDLLDAEPDFKGMNLLGYDAMAIGNHEFDNSLEVLAKQQQWANFPFLSANIYSKSTGERKFQAYQMFDLQGVQVAVIGFTTEDTYKLVHPDTVADLEFVDPKLEAKKIIAELNQQQQPDLIFAVTHMGHYANAKHGVNAPGDVSLARSLNKGELDLIVGGHSQEPVCMEGPNMYTQTFKPGDECKPDQQNGTWIVQAYEWGKYVGRADYTFKNGEFNLDSYKLIPVNLKKKIKVDGKKQRVFVQDEIAHNPEVLALLKPYQEQGQAQLNVKIADLNGRLVGERNKVRFGQTNLGRLIASAHKQRVNADFSVMNSGGVRASIEEGDISYKDVLTVQPFSNTITYVDMNGTEVMEYLSVVATMPVDTGSYAQFAGISMTVMGSTVSEVVINGKPLDEAQMYRFTIPNFNASGGDGYPKITSHSGFVDTGFVDAEVLKAYLEQQSPVNAADFDDKGEITYK
- a CDS encoding cupin domain-containing protein; its protein translation is MKTTAQYWNVLAANHVGQWEEIEGSQGQLEQLTLAIDNSTGDYTRLTRFKAGANSEAFGAKSHSYPEEIYIVSGRLYDAAFDIWLEAGHYASRPPGEVHGPFKCEQECLVLEVSYPSQAIE
- a CDS encoding ester cyclase, with amino-acid sequence MTTQLKQNKANAVAFYQMAYLGEPAKAVEMFVGDVYIQHNPLVANGLQGFIDYFDEMQRDYPDKQIEFLRCIAEGDMVALHTHQIWPGNDQYVTMDFFRFDEHGKIVEHWDSIQEVPEGSANGNSMF
- a CDS encoding heparan-alpha-glucosaminide N-acetyltransferase domain-containing protein, encoding MNTINSVPQSKPAKTPRLASIDILRGLVMLLMLLDHVRERFYYQHRITDPITIEDTEAELFFTRILAHFCAPIFVFLTGVSAWLYANPNNKAPRSAAEFLLKRGLFLVLLEVTLVNFSWFGSYNALYLQVIWAIGISMIALALLSGLPRFWVAALGLAIVFGHNALTAIEFLPGEWGYSLWTILHDRGPLYSSDSFSVFASYPVLPWIGVILLGFALGPIFSAKVESSKRKQWLFKLSAAALSLLVLLRGFNIYGETLPWEVGASFIETMMSFLNFTKYPPSLHFILLTVGIALALLALFDTWQSKLSDCLKTYGSAPMFFYLFHLYLLLIGYKLVMWTIGPNVDGLFGFAALWQVWLLSAVLAIALYLPTRAFARYKHSSNKAWIKYF
- a CDS encoding alkyl/aryl-sulfatase, which codes for MKKTTIALSLLLTAGLTSVAVASDNHRYDGVEVTIPTLSHDYYLGKDSGATHYWHGENQGMLWIATGGNDAFDAESSQVHPQLTAHSQKMDKGVFAYKEKFFQVYGYGLTSPMIVDGDKGLLIFDPVESVDKMKMVMDDFRKVTGNKKTVAAVMYSHWHPDHYAGVRGIEGAEEALIIAHDTFMTNVVKGSMGGTGPALGFRVDYSLGTLLNVEQGGRINGGLGPDFEIREHSLIAPNTLVEGKFGQLNMEISGVEIEFKHVPSEASDEITAYFPEFNLLFGSEVIQGESFPNLHTIRGTQYRDPSIWFPGIDTLREYKAETLMVSHGRPVVGAKHVDNTLTAYRDAIQYTYDQSIKAINNGSTQEDLIREIKLPKHLENHPWLGDFYGSIRHAAKQIFVGEMGWFDGDPTTLNATYSVEASQRYVEMVGGKQKMMSHAIDACDTGDYQWCAEMATHAIRVDLNDMQPRLLKAKALRELGYRETNNNWRNWYLTSAQELDGSIDYSKKINLQAPDLMAEFEPSQLVNALRFSLNAERSADQHFTIAFNFSDSKEVHALEVRRSVAQFREDFNGDAKATINLTKPVFLGLLVGKIDFAEAVKAGYITLDGDAATVPAFFALLDKPAENPKITLR
- a CDS encoding LysR family transcriptional regulator; this translates as MKHSDYSLIPTFVAVVEERNYSKAAKRLGISQSAVSQGVTRLRDIFKDNLFIRGSHGVEPTPYALDIYPALANSVESIAHMLPEQRYFEPAKCQRQFTIAALSVFSFTLFPQLAKRLFEQAPLASIKTEPLFGQDMAGLLRSHQCDLLIEAESNRYPHLRSQRIMQDRLVVVCRAQHPRFSNSQLKLEQYLREQHVIHSQPDQKTGYLGDMGISGLAERNIAWQASGIMDMLPLIGQSDCIGILPENLAKQHCANFGLKPLDADFLPKEILVSMYWHPSRTNDPAHLWLREQCVLSGKQ